Genomic DNA from Pigmentiphaga litoralis:
AAGCCCAGTCGCAAGCCAATCGCGCGCGTATTGTCGAGACCGCGGCCGCCCTGTTCCGTGAACGCGGCTACGACGGCGTCGGCGTGGCCGACCTCATGGCCGCGGCCGGGCTGACGCACGGCGGCTTCTACAAACACTTCAAATCCAAGGCCGACCTCATGGTCGAGGCGGCCGAATGCGGCCTGGCCCGCGCGGCGAACGGCGATGCCCCGCTGGACCCCAAGGCCTTCATTGACTACTACCTGTCGCGCGCGCACCGCGACGCTCCGGCCGATGGCTGCACCATGGCGGCCCTGTGCGGCGACGCCGCGCGCCAGCCCGAACCCGTTAAGGCGGTGTTCGCCGCGGGGCTGGAACGCATGGTGGGGACGGCAGAGGGAAGCGAGCAGGGTGCGGAAAAGGCCGAGGACGCTGGCGTGCGGGAACGAAAGCTCGCGCTGATCGCGCAAGCCGTAGGCGCAGTGATGCTGTCACGCGCCTGCCCGGACGACTCGCCCCTGGCCGATGAAATTCTTGAGGTGTGCCGGAGGGCAGCGGTGGCGCAGATGGAAACGGGCGGCGCCTAGGGCGCGGCCACCCACTGCTTCAACGTACCCGGTCGCCCTTGAACAGAAACTTGTGCTCATACAGGTTCCGGGCATTGACGGTATGCCGGCACGCCAGATCCCGCAACAAGGCCCGATCCTGCGCCGCCACGGCTTCAACCATGGCGTGATGCTCTTCCTTGGCCACACGCAGCGACGTTTCATCCGACATGCCATAGGCCCGCGCCGGAAAGCTGATCCAGTCGTGCAGACGGATCGACTCGCTGATGTAGGGGTTGTCGCAGAGCCCGTAGAAGCGCCGATGGAACACCATGTTGGCACGGTGAATGCGGATCAGATCGCCGCTATCCACGGCCTCCGCATGCTCGGCAGCCGCCAGCCTGAGACGGTCCAGGCGTTCCGGCGCCACAGGCAGCGCGAATGCATCCACGGCCGACACATGAAGAATGTTCCGGAAGTGGTGCAGCCGCGCCAGTGACTCAGCTTCGAACCGCCGCACGCGCGCGCCGCGATGCGGCTGCTTGACCACCACGCCCAGCCGGCCAAGCTCGCTCAACGCCGCCCGCACCACATGGCGTTTCGCGTCGTAGTCTTCCATCAGATGATCTTCGATCAGCCACACGCTGGGAAGCAGGTGGCCACGGATGATGTCCACCTCAATGGCTTCGATGACCGCAACCACGCCGGGCGGCAGTTCCGTATGGTTGCGATCGTCATCGATCGGCGGAGCGTTCCGCCTGGATCTGCGCGGGGTTGCGGTCGTCATAGGCCTGATTATCAATAATTTTGGTGAAAAGCTTTTCGACATTGCGGTCGTTGTCATTCACAAGCAATTGCCTAGACTAGGCGGCACTTGAGGAGACAGGCCAACATGCCGGAACAGTTGATCAGCATCAATCCCGCAAACGGAAAGGAAGTCGCGCGCGTTGCCGTGACGACGATCGACGAACTGAACGCCGCAGTCGATCGTGCATGGCAGGCGTTTTATACCAGTGGCTGGCGCGAGATGCTGCCGCACAAGCGCGCGCGGGTGCTGTACCTGATCGCCGACGCGATCGAAAAAGAGAAGGACAGCCTGGCCCGTCTGCAGATGCAGGACAACGGCAAGCCGCTGGGCGAATGCCGCGGCATGGTCGATTCGGCCATCGGCACCTTCCGCTACTACGCCGGCGTATGCGAGACGCTGGAAAGCAGCGTGACCCCCTCGCGGTCCGACTATCTGTCGTTCACCGTGCTGGAGCCGTTCGGTGTCGTCGCGGCCATCACGCCGTGGAATTCCCCCATCATGAACGACGCCACCAAGGTGGCCCCGGCCCTGGCGGCAGGCAATGCCGTGTTGCTCAAGCCTTCTGAAGATTCGCCCTTGCTGGCGCCGGAACTTGCCCGCATCGCCAGGGAAGCGGGGCTGCCCGAGCATCTGTTGCAGGTCGTGCAGGGACGCGGGGCAGACATCGGCGCGGCGCTGGTCGCGCATCCCGGCGTACGGATGGTGTCGTTCACGGGCGGCACCGTGTCCGGACGTGCGATCGGGCGCGCGGCGGGCGAAAAACTGATTCCCGCAGCGTTGGAACTGGGTGGCAAGTCGCCCCATATCGTGTTTGCGGATGCGGACAGGGACCCTGCGGTGGCGGCGGTCGTTGCCGGCATCTTCGGTTCCGCGGGTCAATCCTGCGTGGCGGGATCGCGCCTTTTTATCGAAGCCGCTATCTACGACGACGTCCTGAACCAGGTGGTCGAGCGTGCCCGCACGATCAAGCTGGGCATGCCGGACGAGGCGGGCGTCGAGATGGGTCCCCTGGCGTCCTTTCACCACCGTGATCGCGTCATGGCCTTTGTGGATCGGGCGCGGACAGAAGGCGGCCGCATCCTGTGCGGCGGCGCCGTTCCCAGCGAAAGCGCATTCGACAAAGGCGCGTTCTACCTGCCCACCGTGATCGATGGACTCGACTTCGAATCGGCCACCTGCCAGGAAGAAGCGTTCGGCCCCGTGCTCGTCGCCTTGCCTTTCAAGGACGAAGCCGATCTGATCCGCCAGGCCAATGGCACCGCGTTTGGCCTCGCCTGCGGCATCTGGACGGAAAGTTTCAAGCGTGCGTGGCGCATGGGCCGTGCCCTGGAAGCCGGCTCGGTGTGGATCAACACCTACAAACAATCGGTGACGAGCACGCCGTTCGGCGGCTTCAAGAACAGCGGTGTCGGGCGCGAAAAAGGCATCGACGGACTCAAGCTCTATGCGCAGGTCAAGAGCATGTACGTCGGTCTGCACGACCAGCCCATGGCCATCGCCAAATAATCAGGAGTCCAACGTCATGCAAGCAGGCAACGTCGCCATCTACGGCCTCGGCAACATGGGCTACCCCTTGGCCGAACGGATCGGCCGTCAGTTTTCCACGCAGGTGTTCGATCTGGACTCGGCTCAGCTCAAGCGAGCCCAGGAAGCATTTGGCGCCGAGCGCATCGCGTCGCCCGAGATGCTGGCCGACACCTCCATCGTCGTGCTGTGTCTGCCGACGCCGGCCGTGTCCTTGTCGGTGTTGCGGCAGATCGCGCCGCACCTGCCAACCGGCGCCGTCGTGCTCGAGACCAGTACCGTCAATCCCGAACATATCGTGGCCGAACAGGCCGTGTTGGAAAACTTAGGCATTCATCTGGTCGACGCGTCGATCATGGCGGGCGTGGGGCAGATGGTGGCCGGGACGGCATCGTTGGCACTGGGAGGCAACCTCGACGCTATCGCCAAGGCACAACCCGTGCTGGACGCCATCGCCAGCAAGCAGACGAATTTCGGCCCGCTGGGGGCCGGCGCTGCGGCCAAGGTCATCAACAACGCGGTGGCGCATGCCGTGATGGTGGTCGTGGCCGAAGCAGGCGCCCTGGCCACTGCGGCAGGGGTGGATTCCGCCAAGCTGATCGCACTGCTGTCGGACGCCCAGATGGGCCTGCATCGTCCGCTGACCTACCGATATGCGGATCGCATCATGAAGGGCGATTACGACGGCGGCATGCCCCTGGACGCGGCGCGCAAGGATTCCGTGCTGGCCCTGCAACTGGCGCAGACGCTGGGGGTGCCCCTGTTTGCGATCCAAGGGTCGCACAGTGTCTATGACATGGGCGTCGCCGCGGGATACGGACGTGACGACTACGCCGCGGTCGCGAAGCTGTGGGCCGACTGGGGCTGCCCGACGGTTCCGGATCCGGCCACTCGCTAAGCTGCCCGCACCGGCTGCACCCCATTAAAAAAACCAAGATGGCTAATCATCAGGAGACAACCATGACCCCCGACTTCAAGCGTCGCACGATCGCCATATTGCTCGCATCCTCTTTTGCCATGGCGTCTGCCTCTGCGGCCTGGGCCGCGGATGCCGAGAAGTGGCCAGCGGGCCCGATCGAAATCGTCGTCGGCTTTGCCGCGGGCGGCGGCACCGACATCACGGCCCGCACCATCGCACAACACCTGTCGAAGAAGCTGAACGTGCCGGTGATTGTGTCGAACAAGGCCGGTGCTTCGGGCGAAATCGGACTGAGCTACGTGGCGCGCGCGAAGCCCGATGGCTATGTGCTTGGCATGACCAACATGCCGGGCCTGGTGTCGATTCCGATCGAACGCAAATCGCGCTATCAGGCCAGCGACTTCACGTACATTGCCAATCTGGTCCGGGATCCGAGTGCCTTCAGTGTGCTGAATACCAGCAAGTACAAGAGCCTTGCCGACCTTGTCGCCGATGCCAAGGCCAACCCCGGCAAGATCAGCTACGGGTCTACCGGCGTCGGCACGGATGATCACCTGGCGCTCGTCCAGTTCGAACAACTGACCGGCGTGGACCTGAACCACATTCCGTTCAACGGCGCCGGTCCGCTGCGCATCGCGGTGCTGGGCGGCCAGGTGGACGTCGGCGGCATGAACGTCGGGGAAGTCATGCCGTTCAAGGACAAGGTCACCGTACTCGGGCAGGCAAGCGATGGGCGATCCCCGCTTGCCGAAGACGCCCGCAGCTTCAAGGAGCAGGGCGTCAATCTGGTCTTTGCATCGGAACGTGGCATTGTTGCCCCGGCCGGCATTCCTGACGACGTGAAGCAGACCCTGACCCGCGCGCTGCGCGACATTGCCCAGGACCCGGAATTCATCAAGCAGACCCAGTCGCAATTTACCGAGATGGACTACGTCGAGGGCGCCGCCTGGAAGACCCGGCTGGACAAGGCCACCGAGGGGTTCAAGAAGCTGTGGACGACGACGCCGTGGTCGGATAGCTGAGCCGCCTGCACGGTTCGCAGGCAGCGCGCGGGGTCGCCTCTACTTGACCCGCGTCCACGTCTGCGTCCGCCCGAAGGCGGGCACGCCGATGTACCCGCGCACCTCCAGCGCAGTGCCGTCGTTCGTCAACGTCATCCGGCTGCGGTAGGTCTTGCCGTTTTCGGGGTCGAGGATGGTCCCGCCAACATACGCCCCATCCTCGTCCCGAAAGCCGTCCAGGATCTTCAGGCCGACAATCGGCGCGTTGTACAGCGTGCCTTCGCACTTGGCGCAGCGCGGCGCCGGGTCGCGCCGGACTTCAGGATCAGCTTGTCTATCGATCCCTGCAACTGCCCATTGACCGAAACAATCCGGATCAGCGCCTTCGGTTCCTTGGTGGTTTCATCGACCGTGGTCCACAGACCGATGGGGGAGGGCACCTGGGCGTGGGCAGGCCAGGTCAACAGAAAGCAGGTGGTTGCGATCGTCAACGACACGGCGCGGGGGGATAGGGGCATCTGTGGCTTGTGACAAGGTAGGCAGGTCCGCCATTCTGCCCGTAATCGTCAAGGCTCAGCAGTGTTGATGCGCGGCTGACAGGGCAATGGCGTTGCGGAATTTTCCTGTGGGAACTACGGAATCCACGGACCCGACGGCACGCTAAGATCGCACGGCTTGCGCCGACGCAGGGCTGGCCTGTTGCATCCCGAGCCCGTCGCCACGTGTCCCTTCCAATCCCGCCCCCTGAGTCATCCATGCCCCTTGCGATCGCTTCCTTGCCGCGGCGGCGCGCAGCCGGTCGCCGGGGCCGCAAGTCCTTCCTGATCCTGCTGCCCGTGCTGGCGTGCCTGGCCTTTCTGGCATTCGGCGGCTTTGTGTTGTCCAAGCTGACCGAGGACGCCCGCGCGGTGGAAGCCGCGCAGACCAGCGCGGTGGCGGCAACCTTTGCGTCTGCCGTGGAACGGGTGGTGAGCCGGGCGCTGACGGCCACCCGGTCCCTGGCGGTCATGGTCTACCAGGGCAACGGCAAGGTCGACAATTTCGAGCGGCTAGCGCTGTTCCTGCTGCCCATGTACAAGGGCGCGTACGCGCTGTCGCTTGCGCCCGGTGGCATCATCCGGCAGATCGAACCCCTGGACCGCAATCTGCTGGTCAGGGATCACGACGTGCTGGAAGGCGTCGATCGCGACAAGGTTATTGCGGCGATCAACCCTGATCACCCCGTCATCGAGTTTTCCGGCCCGTTCCAGCTTATCCAAGGGCCCGTCGGCGCGATCGGCATGCTGCCGATTTTCCTGCCCGACGCCCAGGGCGCCAGCAGGTTCTGGGGCTACACCGTCGTCACGTTGCTGTTGCCTGACGCGCTGGAGGACGCCAACCTGGATGCGATGTCGCTGCAGGGCTATGCGTATGAACTGGCGGGTATGGATCCGGAAGCCGGGCACCGGCGCGTGATTGCCAGGTCGGACGCGCCGGTTGCGCAGCCCGTGTGCGAGGGCGTCCACATCGAAGGCGTCAGCTGGACACTGTGTGTGTCCCCGCTGCAGGCGGTGTCGGCGTGGTCACGCCATCTGTTCGAACTGATCCTGATCGGCGTGTGCAGCGTCGGCATGGGCGGCCTGGTGCACGCGTTGATCGTGCTCAAGCGCACAGGTCGGGAACTGGAGTGGTCAGCATTGCACGACGCGCTGACCGGCCTGCCAAATCGCCGCTACATTTACGAGCGGCTCGATACCTTGCTGTTCCCGGCAACGCCCGCCACGTCGCTTGCGGCAGTGGCCTATCTGGACCTGGACGGTTTCAAGCCGATCAATGACGCCCTCGGCCATGCGCAAGGCGATGTCGTGCTTCGGATCGTGGCGCAGCGCTTGACGCGGGCGGTCAGGGAATGCGATGTGGTCGCACGGATAGGCGGCGATGAATTCGTCATCGTCATGCGGGACCTGGAAGGCGAGGCGCAATGCGGCGGCGTGCTGCAGCGCGTATTGAAGGCCGTGGGCGAACCCATCGCGCTGACCGAACGCAGCGTTGCCGTGTCCGCCAGCATCGGGGTCACGTTCGTATCGGCGGCCGCGCCGGCTGATGTCCAGAGTCTGATGCGAGCAGCGGATGAAGCGATGTACCAGGCCAAGGCGTCGGGCAAGAACCGGATGCATATCGCCGGTACATGAACGCGCCGCAACGCGCCCTTGACGCGTGTGCACAGGTCAGTGCCGGTGCCCAGCATGCCCATGCCCCGCCGCCTTCGCCCCCGGATCATGGGCGTCGTCGTCCTCGTCTTCATGCGGGGCGACGCCTTCGCGGGACTTCCTGATCCAGGTCCGGCCCAGCGCGTCGTCCAGCGGCACGCCTTCCCCTTTCAGGTAGGCTCGACCCAGCCGTGCCTGGGCCACGGGGTTGCCCGCGTCGGCGGCGCGTTTCAACCAGGTGATGGCGGTGGGCATATTGCGCGGGACGCCGCGGCCGGATGCATAGGCCTCGAACAATTCGTACTGGGACTTCGGTGCGCAACGATCGTTGGTCGTGGCGGTCTTGCTGTACCACGCGAACGCCTGCTTGCCATCCTTCGGTGCGCCGCCCATGCCGTTCTTATAGAAGTCGCCCAGCAGGCATTGGGAAATGACGGACCCGCCGGCCGCGGCCTTGCTGAACCACTGAAAGGCTTGCGCCGCATCCTTCGGCACCCGATCGTTGCCGTTGTAGTACGTGAAGGCCAGGTCGACCTGCGCGGGGGTATGGCCCTGTGACGCAGCCTGGAGCAGATAGTCAAAGGACTTCTGCCGATCCAGTGCCGTCCCGCTTGCGCCGCTGTAGTAGCGCGCCAGCGCATAGGTGCCCGCGGCATCGCCGGCCTGCGACCGGGCCTCCATGTCTTGAAGCGTAACTGCATGCGCGCCGGTCGCCAGGGTCAGCGCGAACGCAGCGGCAGGCAGTAATCGTTGTGAAAATTGTCTAAGCATCGGTGCTCGCTTCATGCAGAACAGAGCAAGGCTGCAGGTGCGCCGCCTTGCTCTGTTGCCGTGTTGCCGGATCGCCGCGTTATTGCAACGTGGCCTTAGCGGAACGTCGCGTTGACATCTGCCGGCACGACGATCTCGCTGCCAGGGTTGAGCGAGATCGTGACGGTGCGGCCTTTCTGGATCTTGGCCAGCACGGCTTGCGCTTCGGCCAGGGTCTTCAGGCGCTGCGTGCGCAGCACTTCGGGCGGATGGAAGGTGCCCTTGGCCGCATGCACGGATTCGACCGGCCCGCCGTCATACGTGATCGACGCGCCAAGCCCCGGGCTGTTCTGCGCGAAGCTGGGTGGCACGTAGCCTTTGTAGACGGTGTCCTGCACGTCGATCGACACTTGCACGAAAAAGCCGGTGGGATCATCGACGTAGCTGTCGGTCGGCACCACGATGCCGTTGGCCAGCAGCGGGATCGCCGGGTTCTTGTTCTGCGCACCGACGAACCCCTGCACGATCTTGCCGCTGTCCAGCAAGGTGGCGCGGATGTCGGTCAGGCCGGCCTCGCGACCCGGCTTGAACGGACCCGACGTCTCGATACTTTTGTAGGTCCGGTTGGCCACGTCGCTGGCCTTGTAGGACACGACCGACCGGCGCTTTTCCAGCTGGTTCGCGAATTCCGTGGTGACCTTCGTCCCGCCAATGGCCGGCGAATCGAATACCTTGGTCGTCAGCGCATCCAGCATCGTCAACGGCTTGTTCGCATTGGCCGGGTCGCGGTTGTACGCCTTCAGGCCCTGGAAGACTTCAACGATCGGATACTGGTTGGTGTGCTGGGGCGCAACGAAGTCCACGTCCACCGTGTTTTGCAGGTAGCTGAAGCCGTGCTGGAACGACAGGCGGCGCCAGCCATTGGCGGGCGTTGGCGAGTTCAGGCCGTTCACGCCATATCCGCCGTGGTAGCCAAAGATGACGAACTTGCCATCGGCCGGATTCTTGACGCGGAACAGCATGTTGGTGGTGCCGGGGGTATGGCCGGGCGCCCAGATCACCATGATCTGCACGTTGCCATAGTCGTACCACTTGTCGTATTCGTAGAAGTTGTTGGTGCGGGCGCGCAGCACGGTCTCGGTGTCGGGCAGGGCGCCGGGAATGTCCCAGACGTTGCCTTGCAGGTCACCCTTAACGCCGATCACGTCTTCTTTGGACGCCCACAGATTCATGGTCTTGCCGGCGTTGTCCATCATCTTCAGATGTTCGACCGCGGTGCCGTAATGGTCGCCGTGACCGTGGGTCAGCCACAGGTCGGTCACCGATCGTGGATCCACGCCCATCAGTTCCATGTTCTTGAAGTACTGATAGCCGCTGTTGGGCCAGCCTGCATCGATCTTGATGACCTTGTCGTCCGACGTGTCCGCCGTCCCCATATCGGCCTTCAGCACATACGAGGCCACCTCGTTGTCGCCGACGTAGTACAGGGTGTTCTTCACCATCTCGAACGGTTCGGTGCTGCGGGTGTACGGCGCGGCCGAGACGCCCGTCGCGTTGATCGCAACATAGGTCTGGCCCGATACGGGATCCGTGCCCTTGTCGGCCAGCATCGGGCTTTGCGTGGGCACGTCCCACACGGGCTTGCCGTCGGTCTTGGACTGCGGCGTGAAGTACCAGATGGCCACGACCTTGGCATTGGCGGCGTTCTGATAGTTGTTGTCGAACAGCAGGTAGGCCGCCTGCCGGGCGGTGGTCGCGTAGTTGTAATTCGCGGTGACCGGCACGGCGGCCAGGGTCGATACGGTGCTCTTGCTGTAGTCGTCGGTGTTGACGTTGAAGACTTGCGCATCGGGCGCAACGGTATAGGTTTCTTCGTAACGCTTGATGGGAGTCGTGTACGCGCGGCCGGCCTGGTCCGCGGTCACGATGCTACCGTCGCCCACGGTAATGGTGGACCCTGTCTTGTTGTAGATCCAGCCTGCCGCGACCATGGGGCCGGGCGCGTTGGCATGGCGGGCGACGGATGCCCCGTACTTCTGCAAGTTGAATTGCGCATCGCTGGACTTGCCCTTGGCCAACACCACGTTGAAGGTCTGCGTGGGGTCGGTCGGAACGGTGACGGCGCCGGTGTCGGACGCCAGCCAGTCGACCAGATTGCCGGGTGCCAGCGCGGCCTGGATGACGGCGGCATTGGCCGGCGTGACAGCGGTGGTGGTCAGCGTCTTGACGCCGCCTTGCGTCAGTACACTGACGTTCACCACTTGCTGGCCGGTCGCGTTGGTCGTGACGGTCGGCGCGGCCTGGACCAGGCCTGCCGAACGAAAGACCGGCGCAGACGCCGTCGGGCCGGCGTCGTCATCACCGCTGCCCCCGCAGCCTGCCAGGAATGCCGCGGCAATGACCGCCGGCAGCACTTTCCATTTGAAGTTCGATGCTGTATTCACCTTGCTGTCTCCTCGATTGCTTGTCGCCAAGCGTGGATGCGGCCTGCTGGCCTTCCTGGGATGGCACCGCTGTGCCGCGGTGTCCGGTCGTGCTGTCCTGTCTGTGTCCTGTGTCCTGTCCTGCCGGGGTCCGGTTCTGCTTCCCGGGCTGGCTTACCGCACCATGCAAGGCATCTT
This window encodes:
- a CDS encoding tripartite tricarboxylate transporter substrate binding protein, with amino-acid sequence MTPDFKRRTIAILLASSFAMASASAAWAADAEKWPAGPIEIVVGFAAGGGTDITARTIAQHLSKKLNVPVIVSNKAGASGEIGLSYVARAKPDGYVLGMTNMPGLVSIPIERKSRYQASDFTYIANLVRDPSAFSVLNTSKYKSLADLVADAKANPGKISYGSTGVGTDDHLALVQFEQLTGVDLNHIPFNGAGPLRIAVLGGQVDVGGMNVGEVMPFKDKVTVLGQASDGRSPLAEDARSFKEQGVNLVFASERGIVAPAGIPDDVKQTLTRALRDIAQDPEFIKQTQSQFTEMDYVEGAAWKTRLDKATEGFKKLWTTTPWSDS
- a CDS encoding TetR/AcrR family transcriptional regulator; protein product: MKISKAQSQANRARIVETAAALFRERGYDGVGVADLMAAAGLTHGGFYKHFKSKADLMVEAAECGLARAANGDAPLDPKAFIDYYLSRAHRDAPADGCTMAALCGDAARQPEPVKAVFAAGLERMVGTAEGSEQGAEKAEDAGVRERKLALIAQAVGAVMLSRACPDDSPLADEILEVCRRAAVAQMETGGA
- a CDS encoding tetratricopeptide repeat protein; this encodes MLRQFSQRLLPAAAFALTLATGAHAVTLQDMEARSQAGDAAGTYALARYYSGASGTALDRQKSFDYLLQAASQGHTPAQVDLAFTYYNGNDRVPKDAAQAFQWFSKAAAGGSVISQCLLGDFYKNGMGGAPKDGKQAFAWYSKTATTNDRCAPKSQYELFEAYASGRGVPRNMPTAITWLKRAADAGNPVAQARLGRAYLKGEGVPLDDALGRTWIRKSREGVAPHEDEDDDAHDPGAKAAGHGHAGHRH
- a CDS encoding GntR family transcriptional regulator, encoding MVAVIEAIEVDIIRGHLLPSVWLIEDHLMEDYDAKRHVVRAALSELGRLGVVVKQPHRGARVRRFEAESLARLHHFRNILHVSAVDAFALPVAPERLDRLRLAAAEHAEAVDSGDLIRIHRANMVFHRRFYGLCDNPYISESIRLHDWISFPARAYGMSDETSLRVAKEEHHAMVEAVAAQDRALLRDLACRHTVNARNLYEHKFLFKGDRVR
- a CDS encoding MBL fold metallo-hydrolase encodes the protein MNTASNFKWKVLPAVIAAAFLAGCGGSGDDDAGPTASAPVFRSAGLVQAAPTVTTNATGQQVVNVSVLTQGGVKTLTTTAVTPANAAVIQAALAPGNLVDWLASDTGAVTVPTDPTQTFNVVLAKGKSSDAQFNLQKYGASVARHANAPGPMVAAGWIYNKTGSTITVGDGSIVTADQAGRAYTTPIKRYEETYTVAPDAQVFNVNTDDYSKSTVSTLAAVPVTANYNYATTARQAAYLLFDNNYQNAANAKVVAIWYFTPQSKTDGKPVWDVPTQSPMLADKGTDPVSGQTYVAINATGVSAAPYTRSTEPFEMVKNTLYYVGDNEVASYVLKADMGTADTSDDKVIKIDAGWPNSGYQYFKNMELMGVDPRSVTDLWLTHGHGDHYGTAVEHLKMMDNAGKTMNLWASKEDVIGVKGDLQGNVWDIPGALPDTETVLRARTNNFYEYDKWYDYGNVQIMVIWAPGHTPGTTNMLFRVKNPADGKFVIFGYHGGYGVNGLNSPTPANGWRRLSFQHGFSYLQNTVDVDFVAPQHTNQYPIVEVFQGLKAYNRDPANANKPLTMLDALTTKVFDSPAIGGTKVTTEFANQLEKRRSVVSYKASDVANRTYKSIETSGPFKPGREAGLTDIRATLLDSGKIVQGFVGAQNKNPAIPLLANGIVVPTDSYVDDPTGFFVQVSIDVQDTVYKGYVPPSFAQNSPGLGASITYDGGPVESVHAAKGTFHPPEVLRTQRLKTLAEAQAVLAKIQKGRTVTISLNPGSEIVVPADVNATFR
- a CDS encoding DUF2147 domain-containing protein, yielding MDRQADPEVRRDPAPRCAKCEGTLYNAPIVGLKILDGFRDEDGAYVGGTILDPENGKTYRSRMTLTNDGTALEVRGYIGVPAFGRTQTWTRVK
- a CDS encoding aldehyde dehydrogenase, giving the protein MPEQLISINPANGKEVARVAVTTIDELNAAVDRAWQAFYTSGWREMLPHKRARVLYLIADAIEKEKDSLARLQMQDNGKPLGECRGMVDSAIGTFRYYAGVCETLESSVTPSRSDYLSFTVLEPFGVVAAITPWNSPIMNDATKVAPALAAGNAVLLKPSEDSPLLAPELARIAREAGLPEHLLQVVQGRGADIGAALVAHPGVRMVSFTGGTVSGRAIGRAAGEKLIPAALELGGKSPHIVFADADRDPAVAAVVAGIFGSAGQSCVAGSRLFIEAAIYDDVLNQVVERARTIKLGMPDEAGVEMGPLASFHHRDRVMAFVDRARTEGGRILCGGAVPSESAFDKGAFYLPTVIDGLDFESATCQEEAFGPVLVALPFKDEADLIRQANGTAFGLACGIWTESFKRAWRMGRALEAGSVWINTYKQSVTSTPFGGFKNSGVGREKGIDGLKLYAQVKSMYVGLHDQPMAIAK
- a CDS encoding sensor domain-containing diguanylate cyclase, translated to MPLAIASLPRRRAAGRRGRKSFLILLPVLACLAFLAFGGFVLSKLTEDARAVEAAQTSAVAATFASAVERVVSRALTATRSLAVMVYQGNGKVDNFERLALFLLPMYKGAYALSLAPGGIIRQIEPLDRNLLVRDHDVLEGVDRDKVIAAINPDHPVIEFSGPFQLIQGPVGAIGMLPIFLPDAQGASRFWGYTVVTLLLPDALEDANLDAMSLQGYAYELAGMDPEAGHRRVIARSDAPVAQPVCEGVHIEGVSWTLCVSPLQAVSAWSRHLFELILIGVCSVGMGGLVHALIVLKRTGRELEWSALHDALTGLPNRRYIYERLDTLLFPATPATSLAAVAYLDLDGFKPINDALGHAQGDVVLRIVAQRLTRAVRECDVVARIGGDEFVIVMRDLEGEAQCGGVLQRVLKAVGEPIALTERSVAVSASIGVTFVSAAAPADVQSLMRAADEAMYQAKASGKNRMHIAGT
- a CDS encoding NAD(P)-dependent oxidoreductase, with translation MQAGNVAIYGLGNMGYPLAERIGRQFSTQVFDLDSAQLKRAQEAFGAERIASPEMLADTSIVVLCLPTPAVSLSVLRQIAPHLPTGAVVLETSTVNPEHIVAEQAVLENLGIHLVDASIMAGVGQMVAGTASLALGGNLDAIAKAQPVLDAIASKQTNFGPLGAGAAAKVINNAVAHAVMVVVAEAGALATAAGVDSAKLIALLSDAQMGLHRPLTYRYADRIMKGDYDGGMPLDAARKDSVLALQLAQTLGVPLFAIQGSHSVYDMGVAAGYGRDDYAAVAKLWADWGCPTVPDPATR